Genomic DNA from Lacipirellulaceae bacterium:
CGATCGTACGGATGCCAATCTGGTCCCCTCGTTTTGCTCCACGAATCCGGACACGGGCCAAATCGCACTCGCCCAAGATGCGCGACCATCGCTGCATCGCTTCTGGGGAATCCGCAGCGACCTCCAACTCGATCGGCAATGCCGCGAGGGCAGGGCAGGGGAGGAGAAGTAGAATCGTGATAGTGAATGGACGCACTATGCAAGCTCGCTATTGGATTTCGCGGGACTGTAAATTGTAGCATGCTCTGGGACCGTAGCTCGGGCCTCCAGGCCTGAGCTACTGGTTGTCAGCCAAGTCAAATTCACGACAATACGGGTCATAAATAGTTGAAACAATAACCGACACTTTTCCTTTCAGGAGTTTTCTGCCATGGCGCGTCCCGTCACTTTGTTCACTGGTCAGTGGGCCGATCTTTCGTTGGATGAATTGGCCGGTATGGCGAAGGGCTTTGGTTACGACGGGCTGGAGCTGGCCTGTTGGGGCGACCACTTTGAAGTTGATAAAGCGGTTGCTGAGGACGGCTACTGCGACGCGAAGCACGAGCTCCTGCAAAAGCACGGACTGCAATGTCACGCAATCAGTACGCATCTTGTTGGGCAAGCGGTGTGTGACAACATCGACTCCCGTCATCAGTCCATCCTGCCACCCTACGTGTGGGGTGATGGCGACCCAGCGGGAGTGAGCGAGCGAGCCGCTGAAGACGTCAAGAACACCGCTCGGATGGCGAAGAAGTTTGGCGTCGGTGTGGTCAACGGCTTTACGGGCTCAAGCATCTGGCCGCTGCTGTACTCCTTTCCTCCCGTGCCCGAAGAGATGATCGATGCCGGGTTCCAGCAGTTTGCGGATCGCTGGAATCCGATTCTCGATGTCTTCGGCGAGTGCGGTGTGCGGTTCGCCTTGGAAGTTCATCCAACGGAGATCGCCTTTGACCTGCATAGCGCGGCTCGGGCCCTGGAAGCCATTGGTCACCGTGAGGAGTTCGGGTTCAACTTCGATCCGAGCCATCTCATTTGGCAGGGCGTCGATCCGGTCGAGTTCATCCGTGCGTTTCCTGACCGCATATATCACGTGCATATCAAAGACGCGATCGTCACGCTCGACGGACGCAGCGGCATCTTGGCGAGTCACTTGAACTTCGGCGACGCTCGTCGCGGCTGGGACTTCCGCTCGCCGGGTCGCGGCGGGGTGAACTTCGAGGAAATCATCCGAGCGCTCAACGCCATCAACTACCAAGGTCCGCTGTCAGTCGAATGGGAAGACATCGGCATGGACCGTGCGCACGGAGCGGCTGAAGCGGCGGAGTTCGTCCGCAAACTCGACTTTGCGCCGAGCAATGTGGCGTTTGATGCTGCGTTTGCTGATGATTAGGAGCTATCGGCTGTCAGCTATCAGCCTTCAGCTTTCTGTTAGTGGAGTTCCAGCCAGCCGCGACCTAACAGGTCGCCGGTGAATTACTCGCAGAACCCCGGCGACCTGTTAGGTCGCGGCTGTTCTGGTGTCTTCTACGCCGAAAGGGCATGGTATAATAGTGTATGCTAATCGTGCTCCGTCTTTTGCTTTTGCCGCTCTTCGTGCTGTGCACTTCCTTGTGTCAGGCGGAAACACGGCTTCATGTCGCGGCGGACATTTACACGCAGGTATCTGCCACAAAGCAAGTAGGCGACGCGTCCAAAGCTGAAGCGCTACTCGCCGAGCTGCCTGCGTTGCTCGCCGAGGAACAGGTCTCCGAGGCGATCCGGCTAGCCACGGATGTCTTGGTTCTCGATCCTAACAACGCGACGGCCCGCCGTCTGCTTGGCTACCAGCGTGTCTCTTCGCCGGCCGGAACGGAGCATTGGTGTGGCGGTTACGCAGCACTCATGCTCGAGCGTGGCAACGTCTGGCACCAGGATTTCGGCTGGGTGAAGGCCGAAGATGTTTCGCGTTGGGAAGCGGGTGAGCGACCTTGGGGGAAAAAGTGGATCACGAAGGAGGAAGACGCCGAGCGGCACGCGACCATTAAACGGGGCTGGACGGTTCGCACGGATCATTTTCACATCACGACGAATCATAGCCGTGCGTCCTCTATCGAATTGGCGATACGATTGGAAACGCTTCACCAGATTTGGCGGCAACTCTTTGGCGAATTCGATGTGAGTGCACGAGAGTTGCAGGCACGGCTCGACGGTAAGCAGCCGACGGGCTATCGCCGCAAGCCCTTCCGGGTGATCTATCATGCAACTCGCGACGAGTACAACGCGGCACTACGACGTCGCCAGCAGCAGATCGAGATGACCCTTGGAATCTATTTTGATCGCGAACGGGAATTGCACTTCTTCGCGGGTGAGGATCAAGACGCAGGGACCATTTATCACGAAGCGGTTCACCAATTCTTCTTCGAGTCGAAGAAAGCGAACAAGCAGTTCGCGAGGCTCGCGAATGCGTGGGCCGTTGAGGGCGTGGCCTGTTATTTTGAGTCGCTCATGAGGGGCGGGAGGCAAGAGGCGAGAAGCGAGACTAGCCCGCGAGCTACGTCTGGCGCGGAGGGTTTGGGAAATGCCACAAACTCATTCTCACTCGGCAGCCCCGACGCAGGTCGCCTCCCGGCTGCTCAGCATCGGCGTCTCGTTGACAAGTACTATGTGCCGTTGCGTGAACTTTCCGCGTTAGGAATGGTCGACTTGCAGAGTCGGAAAGACTTGCCGCAACTTTACAGTCAGTCTGCGGGCTTGGCGACTTTTTTCTTGGAGTACGAAGAGGGAAAATATCGACCGGTGTTTCGCGAATTGTTAGCAAGCATCTATGCTGGGCGAGACGAACCTAATACTTTGGAACGAGTCGCCGGCGTTTCGTTCGAAACGCTCGATCGTGAGTACGGGGAGTTTTTAGCAACTCTGGCTTCCGAGCCTGAGTAGGGCGACGTTTCCGCTTGTGAGAAAGATAACACACTGACTCAGGCCTGGAGGCCCGAGCTACATGCACCTGGTTCATTCACTTTCCAAGCACCTACAAGTCACCGACGAGCAAGCTGCGGGCGGTGTGGGGGCGATTCTAATCGTTGTTTCGGAGCAACTTGAACGCAACGAGTTAGAGACACTAGCCGATGCGATTCCCGGCTTCTCCGATCTGGTGGCTAAGTCGCCCGTATTCGACCCTCAAGTTCCCGTCTGGCTGTCGACGCTTAGCCGGTGGTGTGGTGGGCTGGGAAAGCTACGCTCCATAAAGCCCGTCTTCGAGGCGTTGGGGCTTACCAACAACCTGATCGGTACATTCACCGAAGCCTTGCGTGAGTTTCTTGCCAACAAGCTCGATCAACAGGCTCTACGGGTGTTTGAAAAAGCGTTAAACTAGTAGCCACCGACTACTCTTTCTTTTCTGCAACTTCTGACGAATGACAACGAACGCGAATCCGACTGACACACGCGTCACTGAGAAACTCGGCGAGTTCTATCTCGGTCGCAAGCACGATCTTTCGACCGGCCAGACTTCCGACACGGACGTCCTCTACGACAGCAAGGACCTGACCACGCACGCCGTCTGTGTGGGAATGACCGGCAGCGGAAAGACGGGGCTCTGCCTGTCGCTGCTTGAGGAAGCGGGGCTCGACGGGGTTCCAGCTATTGCCATCGATCCGAAGGGGGACTTGGGCAACTTACTGCTGACTTTCCCAGAGCTGAAACCCGCTGACTTTGAACCTTGGGTGGATGAAAGCGTCGCGTCGCAGAAGGGAATCACCCGCGAGCAGCTTGCGGAGAACTTTGCTGAGTTGTGGAAGAATGGCCTCGCCAAGTGGGGGCAGGATGGGGAGCGGATCCGCCGATACAACGAGTCGGTCGAGAAAGTCATCTACACGCCGGGCAGTAGCGCTGGCGTACCGTTGACAATTCTTAAATCGTTCAACGCGCCGCCACAGGCAGTGCTGGACGATGGGGATGCATTTCGCGATCGGGTTCAATCGGCGGCCTCAGGCGTGTTGGCGTTGCTGGGGATTGATGCCGATCCGGTGAAAAGTCGCGAGCATATTCTGCTGTCCAATGTTTTAAGTCACGCCTGGCAAGAAGGGCGGAATCTCGACCTGCCGCAGTTGATTCAAGAAATTCAGCAGCCGCCATTCAAGCGAGTGGGCGTGGTCGACCTAGAAACATTCTTCCCAGCGGACGATCGACTTGAATTGGGGATGCAGCTGAACAATCTGCTCGCCTCTCCTTCGTTCGCCAGTTGGCTCGAAGGGGAAGCGCTCGACATTCAGAAACTGCTCTACACCGACAAAGGAAAACCGAAGCTTTCGATTCTGTCGATCGCTCACTTAAACGATTCGGAGCGAATGTTCTTCGTCACGATCCTGCTGAACGAGATGCTCAGTTGGATGCGTTCGCAGCCCGGCGTCGGCAGCCTGCGTGCGCTACTGTACATGGACGAGGTATACGGCTACTTCCCACCGACAGCCAATCCGCCGAGCAAGAAACCGATGCTCACGTTGCTGAAACAAGCACGAGCGTTCGGCGTAGGATGCGTTCTGGCGACACAG
This window encodes:
- a CDS encoding sugar phosphate isomerase/epimerase family protein — translated: MARPVTLFTGQWADLSLDELAGMAKGFGYDGLELACWGDHFEVDKAVAEDGYCDAKHELLQKHGLQCHAISTHLVGQAVCDNIDSRHQSILPPYVWGDGDPAGVSERAAEDVKNTARMAKKFGVGVVNGFTGSSIWPLLYSFPPVPEEMIDAGFQQFADRWNPILDVFGECGVRFALEVHPTEIAFDLHSAARALEAIGHREEFGFNFDPSHLIWQGVDPVEFIRAFPDRIYHVHIKDAIVTLDGRSGILASHLNFGDARRGWDFRSPGRGGVNFEEIIRALNAINYQGPLSVEWEDIGMDRAHGAAEAAEFVRKLDFAPSNVAFDAAFADD
- a CDS encoding DUF2780 domain-containing protein, encoding MHLVHSLSKHLQVTDEQAAGGVGAILIVVSEQLERNELETLADAIPGFSDLVAKSPVFDPQVPVWLSTLSRWCGGLGKLRSIKPVFEALGLTNNLIGTFTEALREFLANKLDQQALRVFEKALN